The following are encoded together in the Apis mellifera strain DH4 linkage group LG4, Amel_HAv3.1, whole genome shotgun sequence genome:
- the LOC725208 gene encoding E3 ubiquitin-protein ligase RAD18, whose protein sequence is MWPQEYIALKDIENLLICGICYEFMDTSVMTLCSHNYCSLCIRKYLHYKTQCPACFAETFEKDLRKNKILDEIITKFSQIKDKLKRVLQIHIQFSKFDENNQVSTIPKLLHQNNDTNINEQENKIIYNQIINNTSENNISPSINVQNNIFSPSTSGISRIPLMFTPKSHKRNKVTNIEKTKVVICPVCKVTISEIKINRHLDDCLKRESMKEKPQINESIRKPLPKLVFNLMKDAILRKKLKEFGLSLQGDRRTMENRLQRYIILYNAECDKSNPRSISELVKQCEDEENLERKINKTFLNKLNFTRNTEQNVIENERKKYLETHKDSFENLIKNIKRVDTTKRPSVRRSLLKESIEREINEDVPDKCQKRENLDDSMTYIEQNDFNSLKSDVYIEDSDSDSTCPLQMYSSTEPNKFFNIESSPSNNTVLQNKSETSDQENVDQEQSMLSNHSPINKTEKNDNLNAFNDISTYDPLTQSINTFCEDVSNNFKDLSNTSKYKKLRRNKELSSKNEIQQINSVSSNIKDLDSDRTLDQEERQDKKSKSVLQDIACDLSNDDNDSTDNKFNYGELHSTNYGFLNNSVINFSNLEKENVSSSPEYNRIQSLQKRTRDLMQTDNKIISNTKKKIKKSSHNSPETKETNIEESLCTFNDETIKYLRNKSRLRKRERNITEDISVLRKSTRRKIKDNNS, encoded by the exons aTGTGGCCTCAAGAATATATAGCATTAAag gatatagaaaatttattaatttgtggaATATGCTATGAATTTATGGATACATCTGTTATGACATTATGTTCTCACAAtt attgttCTCTatgtattagaaaatatttacattacaaaACACAATGTCCTGCATGTTTTGCAGAAACTTTTGAGAAAGATttgaggaaaaataaaatcttagatgaaattataacaaaattttcacaaatcaaagataaattaaaaagagttttacaaattcatattcaattttcaaaatttgatgaaaacaATCAAGTTTCAACTATACCAAAATTATTGCATcaaaataatgatacaaatataaatgaacaagaaaataagattatatataatcagattattaataatacttctGAAAATAACATATCACCATCTATAAATGtacaaaacaatatatttagtCCTAGTACAAGTGGAATATCTAGAATACCTTTAATGTTTACACCCAAAAGCCATAAACGTAACAAAGtaacaaatatagaaaaaactaAGGTTGTTATATGTCCAGTATGTAAAGTTActatttcagaaataaaaataaatagacatCTTGATGATTGTCTAAAAAGAGAATCAATGAAAGAAAAACCTCAAAT aaatGAATCAATACGTAAACCATTACCAAAgttagtatttaatttaatgaaagatgctatattaagaaaaaaattaaaagaatttggtTTATCATTACAAGGAGATCGAAGGACTATGGAAAATAGGttacaaagatatattattctttataatgcaGAATGTGATAAATCAAATCCACGATCAATTTCAGAATTAGTAAAACAATgtgaagatgaagaaaatttagaaagaaaaattaataaaacatttctaaAT AAACTAAATTTTACTAGAAATACAGAACAAAAtgttatagaaaatgaaagaaaaaaatatt tggaAACACATAAAgatagttttgaaaatttaataaaaaatattaaacgcgTTGATACTACAAAACGACCATCAGTAAGACGTAGTTTATTGAAGGAAAgtatagaaagagagattaaTGAGGATGTTCCAGATAAATgtcaaaaaagagaaaatttagatGATTCAATGACTTATATTGaacaaaatgattttaattctttaaaatctgATGTATATATTGAGGATTCTGATTCAGATTCTACTTGTCCATTACAAATGTATTCTAGTACTGAgccaaacaaattttttaatatagaatcatCTCCTTCTAATAATActgttttacaaaataaatctgaaacaaGTGATCAGGAAAATGTTGATCAAGAACAATCAATGCTATCTAATCATTCacctataaataaaacagaaaaaaatgataatttaaatgcatttaatgatatttctaCTTATGATCCACTGACACAATCAATAAACACATTTTGTGAAGatgtatcaaataattttaaagatctaTCTAATACTTCCAAGTATAAGAAGTTACgaagaaacaaagaattatcttcaaaaaatgaaatacaacaGATAAATTCTGTTAGTTCAAACATAAAAGATCTTGATTCTGATAGAACTTTAGATCAAGAAGAAAGACAAGATAAGAAATCAAAATCTGTCTTGCAAGATATTGCATGTGATTTATcaaatgatgataatgatagcactgacaataaatttaattatg GAGAATTACATTCTACTAATtatggatttttaaataatagtgtaatcaatttttcaaatttggaaaaagaaaatgtaagtTCTTCTCctgaatataatagaattcaatCTCTTCAAAAAAGAACACGCGATTTAATGCAAactgataataaaatcatatcaaacacaaaaaaaaaaattaaaaaatcatctcaTAATTCTCCTGAGactaaagaaacaaatatcgaAGAATCTTTATGTACCTTTAATgatgaaacaattaaatatttacgaaataaatCACGATTAAGAAAACGAGAGCGAAATATTACAGAAGATATATCTGTTTTAAGAAAATCTactagaagaaaaataaaagataataattcataa
- the LOC725253 gene encoding MICOS complex subunit MIC13, which yields MNLIRFVIKSSIVGGIVYYTYKEGLWSKSEETAALYKKLNVKIAPYVKENVPEKITKEISQLPSVTDITNFIKVTWNKGVMSSMGFISNLPTHTFNSATSLYETTQSYIKELSV from the exons atGAATTTAATTCG GTTTGTCATAAAATCCAGTATTGTTGGTGGTAtcgtatattatacttataaggAAGGATTATGGTCAAAATCAGAAGAAACTGCtgcattgtataaaaaattaaacgtaaaaaTTGCTCCATATGTTAAAGAAAATGTAcctgaaaaaattacaaaagag atatctcAGCTACCAAGTGTGAcagatattacaaattttattaaagtaacTTGGAACAAAGGTGTTATGTCCAGTATGGGATTTATCTCTAATTTACCAACACATACTTTTAATAGTGCTACTAGTTTATATGAAACTACACAAAGTTACATAAAAGAACTTAGTGTAtaa